From one Streptomyces sp. R41 genomic stretch:
- a CDS encoding radical SAM protein, whose translation MSCKVRMSASGVHLFDRVSGVNVLLDEVPVPAELFSRAPRYLSVALTNACELHCAYCYAPKHAAALDRKRVLAWAAELDTAGCLGVGFGGGEPTAYRRFAQLCWDITKSTSMAVTFTTHGHRLTPELVGSLRGAVHFVRLSVDGVGATYERLRGRPFAAVVHAAGLLTSLAPFGINAVINADTIGELDDLAAFAAEVGACELLLLPEQPTAATPGISDTDAQRLVEWAATAQTGVRLAISRTSLEAALPTAEAIPGELPLDAHMHLDAAGVLRPHAYASTGVPVEGFIMEAVQALRERE comes from the coding sequence ATGAGCTGCAAGGTACGCATGTCCGCGTCTGGCGTTCACCTGTTCGACCGCGTTTCCGGGGTGAACGTGCTGCTCGACGAGGTGCCTGTTCCCGCCGAGCTCTTCTCCCGCGCTCCGCGGTACCTGTCCGTCGCGCTGACGAATGCGTGCGAGCTGCACTGCGCCTACTGCTACGCACCCAAGCATGCCGCCGCGCTCGACAGGAAGCGTGTGCTGGCATGGGCGGCCGAGCTCGACACCGCCGGGTGCCTCGGTGTCGGCTTCGGAGGCGGAGAGCCGACTGCGTACCGACGCTTCGCCCAACTGTGCTGGGACATCACCAAGTCCACGTCTATGGCGGTGACCTTCACGACGCATGGGCACCGGCTCACCCCCGAACTTGTCGGTTCGCTGCGCGGGGCCGTGCACTTCGTCCGTCTGTCCGTCGACGGGGTCGGAGCCACCTACGAGCGGCTCCGCGGCCGGCCGTTCGCGGCCGTGGTCCACGCGGCCGGGTTGCTCACCTCCCTCGCTCCGTTCGGTATCAATGCGGTCATCAACGCCGACACGATCGGTGAACTGGACGACCTCGCCGCGTTCGCCGCCGAGGTCGGCGCGTGCGAACTGCTGCTCCTGCCGGAGCAGCCGACCGCCGCAACCCCCGGCATCAGCGACACCGATGCACAGCGCCTCGTGGAATGGGCCGCGACCGCCCAGACCGGCGTTCGGCTCGCCATCTCCCGCACCAGTCTGGAAGCCGCCCTGCCCACCGCGGAGGCCATTCCCGGCGAACTCCCCCTGGACGCGCACATGCACCTGGACGCGGCCGGCGTCCTGCGCCCCCACGCTTACGCGTCCACGGGAGTGCCGGTCGAAGGCTTCATCATGGAAGCCGTACAGGCGTTGAGGGAGAGAGAATGA
- a CDS encoding DUF6375 family protein — MRIWNGYGSEHSMNLVLIGRFQTVTGAQAAEERMEALRALAEAAWSDDDWRGYDERMPRELADELVKLKLYDLGRSDVDIYALDHSVTREAETVRVWTEESDVQGFLKVLLHYGAKVEVFSRHEWDEDGSERSDASNRSDGGSD; from the coding sequence ATGAGGATCTGGAACGGCTACGGCTCGGAGCATTCGATGAACCTGGTTCTGATCGGCCGATTCCAGACAGTCACCGGTGCGCAGGCAGCGGAGGAACGTATGGAGGCTCTGCGGGCCCTCGCCGAGGCCGCGTGGTCCGACGACGACTGGCGGGGTTATGACGAGCGCATGCCTCGCGAACTCGCTGACGAGCTGGTCAAGTTGAAGCTCTACGATCTGGGCCGATCCGACGTTGACATCTACGCTCTTGACCACAGCGTCACCCGTGAGGCGGAGACGGTCCGCGTCTGGACTGAGGAGTCCGACGTCCAGGGTTTCTTGAAGGTGCTCCTCCACTACGGCGCGAAGGTCGAGGTCTTCTCCCGCCACGAATGGGATGAGGACGGGAGTGAGCGGTCGGATGCGAGCAATCGGAGCGACGGTGGATCTGACTGA